The following are from one region of the Cynocephalus volans isolate mCynVol1 chromosome 17, mCynVol1.pri, whole genome shotgun sequence genome:
- the MED22 gene encoding mediator of RNA polymerase II transcription subunit 22 isoform X1, protein MAQQRALPQSKETLLQSYNKRLKDDVKSIMDNFTEIIKTAKIEDETQVSRATQGEQDNYEMHVRAANIVRAGESLMKLVSDLKQFLILNDFPSVNEAIDQRNQQLRALQEECDRKLVTLRDEISIDLYELEEEYYSSSSSLCEANDLPLCEAYWRLDLDTDSADGLSAPLLASPEPSAGPLQAAAPAHSHAGGPGPMEHA, encoded by the exons ATGGCCCAGCAGAGAGCTCTGCCGCAAAGCAAGGAGACGCTGCTGCAGTCCTACAACAAGCGGCTCAAGGACGACGTCAAGTCCATCATGGACAACTTCACCGAGATCATCAAGACCGCCAAG ATTGAGGATGAGACGCAGGTGTCGCGGGCTACTCAGGGAGAACAGGACAATTATGAGATGCACGTGCGAGCCGCCAACATT GTTCGAGCTGGTGAGTCCCTGATGAAGCTCGTGTCCGACCTCAAGCAGTTTCTGATCCTCAATGACTTCCCGTCAGTGAATGAGGCCATTGACCAACGCAACCAGCAGCTGCGAGCGCTGCAGGAGGAGTGTGACCGGAAGCTTGTCACCCTGCGGGACGAGATCTCCATTGACCTCTATGAGCTCGAGGAGGAGTATTACTCGTCCAG CTCGAGTCTTTGCGAAGCTAATGACCTGCCTCTGTGCGAAGCTTACTGGAGGCTGGACCTCGACACAGACTCCGCGGATGGCCTCTCGGCCCCTCTGCTGGCGTCCCCGGAGCCCAGTGCTGGCCCCCTGCAGGCTGCAGCCCCTGCCCACTCCCACGCCGGCGGCCCTGGCCCCATGGAGCATGCCTGA
- the MED22 gene encoding mediator of RNA polymerase II transcription subunit 22 isoform X2 encodes MAQQRALPQSKETLLQSYNKRLKDDVKSIMDNFTEIIKTAKIEDETQVSRATQGEQDNYEMHVRAANIVRAGESLMKLVSDLKQFLILNDFPSVNEAIDQRNQQLRALQEECDRKLVTLRDEISIDLYELEEEYYSSRVQGRPPWAPPSACLMEGQARSRGRARPARWRKFPGQVCPIEDLSSRAGRTPDRKIPPEHV; translated from the exons ATGGCCCAGCAGAGAGCTCTGCCGCAAAGCAAGGAGACGCTGCTGCAGTCCTACAACAAGCGGCTCAAGGACGACGTCAAGTCCATCATGGACAACTTCACCGAGATCATCAAGACCGCCAAG ATTGAGGATGAGACGCAGGTGTCGCGGGCTACTCAGGGAGAACAGGACAATTATGAGATGCACGTGCGAGCCGCCAACATT GTTCGAGCTGGTGAGTCCCTGATGAAGCTCGTGTCCGACCTCAAGCAGTTTCTGATCCTCAATGACTTCCCGTCAGTGAATGAGGCCATTGACCAACGCAACCAGCAGCTGCGAGCGCTGCAGGAGGAGTGTGACCGGAAGCTTGTCACCCTGCGGGACGAGATCTCCATTGACCTCTATGAGCTCGAGGAGGAGTATTACTCGTCCAG GGTGCAAGGGCGGCCCCCATGGGCCCCTCCCTCAGCCTGCTTGATGGAGGGGCAAGCACGGAGCAGAGGAAGAGCAAG GCCGGCCAGGTGGAGGAAGTTTCCAGGACAGGTTTGTCCCATTGAGGACCTCAGCAGCAGGGCAGGGAGGACACCTGATAGGAAGATCCCACCTGAGCATGTTTAA